GACGACGTAAAGGAGACTGACAACGAGATCCGCGAGTCCGACGTCCGCCAGCAGCAGTAATGCCCGTTTCCCGATCTCGATGCCGACCGTCGTTCCGAGAATCAGCAGGAAACCGAGTCGATAATCGATATGCTCGAGGCCGCGATGCGTAATCGTCGCAGTGAGTGATGTCCAGAAGACGAACGCGAGCCCTGTTCCGACAGCAGTAGGGGCAGAATGTCCGAGAACGAGAAGCGCAGGGGTAACGAAGAAACTCCCACCCATCCCGAAGAACCCGAAGAGGATACCGACAGTCAGTCCAAACACGACAAATAGGACGATGAGTGGAATACCCGCTTCGAAAGGGCTCATACACTACTCTACGGTTGCGATCGCTACAGTTGTTACTCTCACCATTCGTCCGCAATTGTGGAGTGATCTCACTCCCACAAACCCCGGTAATTCGAGCGTTTTTATTCCATCGACAAATGTGGCTGCTCGTCGGTACCCCCACCGACCGGCGGATAGATTACGACGAAGTCGCCCGGCGTGAGTGTCGAGACCCGTTCGGTCAGTTCCTGGAGTTCCGGTCGCCAACCGATGGTGTTTCGGCGAGCGCTCGCACACATCACGAGATCCCCCGCCGTCACGTCTTCGGAAAGAACCCGAATCAATCGGTCCCAGTCGTCGATGTATTCTCTCTCGATAGGCGTGTTCGATTCGAGTTCTTCGAACAACGGCTCGTAACGAACCTCGGATTCCTCGACGACGAGTGCTCGTATCGGCGCTCCGGTACCCGCTGCAATCCGTTCGACCGTCTGTCCGACCGCGTAGAAGTTCGGATCGTGTGACAGCTCGGGTGGGAGCACGACGACGATTCGGGAGACGGTGTTGAGCGGTTCCCGGATCCGGGAGACGAGAACGAGTTGGTCAGTCCATGCGAGAACCTGCCGCGTAGTCCGACTGAAGAGAGGTTGTCTGTAGAGCCGCATCCCGTCCCAATCGAGAAGGATCGTCGTGATCCGGTTTTCGACGGCTGCGCGAGTGATCCCGGAGGCGATGTTGTGATCGACGCGCGTGTGAAACGATACCGGTACCTCTGCGCCGGCAGCGTACTCTTCCGTGTGTGCGATCGCTGCATCGGCGGTCGCAACCTTTTGCTCCGTTTTCGGTCCCGGGTGGACGACCGCCAGCGTGTGTAACGGTTCGGTGGATCGTTCCTCCCGGATAGATAACGCTAGATCGAGCAGCGATTCGTGATACCTCATCAGCTCCTCGTGGTGCTCGGGGACCGGAGTAAACAGAATGAGGATCCGTTGGCGAACGTCGGCCGGCTCGCGTTTCCCTCGCCGCTCTTTCGTCACGACTGCTCGACCGTATTTCTCGACCACGATCGGACTGACCAGACTCACGACGAGGATCATCGACACCGCGCCGTTGATCATATCCGTATCGAATCCGGGAATACCTGCCTCGAACGCGATGAGCACGATCGCCAACGCTTCGGCCTGTCCGACCGATAGCCCGAACATGCTTCCGATCTGGTCGAGATCGTACGCGTACAGCAAGCCGGTAAGCCAGGACGCGACGAACTTCGTGACGAGTGTGAGGCCGATCAACGCCCCGGCGAGCAGCAGCGACTCGTGGCCCCCAACGATCAAGGTCACATCGACGAGCAATCCTATCGAGAGGAGAAAGAACGGGATGAACAGCGCGTTGCCGACGAACTGGACGCGATTCATCAACGGCCCTCGATCGGGGATGAGCCGGTTGAGCGCCAATCCCGCCACGAGCGCTCCGATAATCGGTTCGGCTCCGACTACTTCGGCGAAAACCGCTGAACCGAAGAGGGCAGCCATGACGAACAGGAACTCGAAGTAACTCTCTTCGGCGAGGCTCCGAAAGAACCGGCGACCGAGCCACGGAACGAGATACCAGATCCCGGTGAAGAGCAGCGTGAGGCCGAGCCCGAGTTCCACCCAAAACAGCCAATCGAGGGGAGCTTCCGCCGAAGCGACGACGATGACGAGAACGAGCAGTGCGAGTACGTTCGTGAGCACGGTGCCGCCGATGGTCGCCGTGACGGCGTCATCGCCGACGATCCCGAGTTGACGGGCGACGGGATATGCGAGCAGCGTATGCGAGGCGAAGATAGCCGCGAACAATAACGCCGTCGACAACGAGAATCCGAACGCCCACATCCCGAAAACGGTACCGACTCCCTGAGGAATGAGGAACGCGAGAACGCCGAAGACGATGCTCTGGTCGATGTTGTCAAAAAACCTGTTGAGGTCGATCTCGACGCCGGCGAGAAACATCAGATAGATCAGTCCGACCTCCCCGAGGAGAACGATCGCATCCCCTCGCTCGATCATACCGGCTGCGTTCGGACCGATCGCGGCCCCAGTGAGGATGATTCCGATAATACCGGGCAACCGATGGCGTTCCAAGAGGAGTGGTGCGACGAGAAAGATGACCATCGCCAACGCGAAGATCGTTACCGGATCGTCAACAGGAATGGTTTGAAAAAGTGCCACTAGGGGTTCACCGTCGATTAAAACGTCATACCACTGCTTCACCTATCCTCTCTCCGATCGTTTTCAGCGGAATCTCTGTGTAACAAATCGATGAGAGTCGGATTCTACGGCGAAATAGAGGACTGTTTATCAGACTTCCCGAATTGATAGCGGCTGGACGAATCACTCTCTTACGTAGATGAGAAGATCGTTTTGCTGGAGTTCGAAATCGGGATCGGGTGCGAGGTACAACTCCTCATTTCGAGTGACACCGATGATACGGTCGATGTCGAGCGCTGCGCGTTCTACGTCCGGGTCTCTCAGACGGGTGAACAGGATATCACCGTCGGTACCGCTAACGGGCTCGTCGAGGACGGCAGCAGCGACCATCTGTCCGGAGATATCCGATAGCTCGAGTACGTAGTCAGCGCCTGCTCGCTCGACTCGTTCGACTGCTTCGCTCTCCGTCACTCGCACGAAAATATCGACTGTAGCATTCACCTCGCGGGCGAGTAGCGTTGCGTACAGTGCTTGTCTGTCTTTCGGAAGCGAAATGATGACTGCGTCTGCATTCTCTACGCCCGCCTCTTGGAGCGTCTTCGTAGTGGTTGCGTCGCCGACGACGTCCACGTGTTCGTCCTCGTGGATGTCCACGACGGTCGGATCCGCACCCCAGGTTTCCAACGCCGACCGAACAGTACTGCCGACCGTTCCGTGACCGAGGATGATGATTCGATCGGACGGGATTCCCGCGCTCATCGCGTAGTGCGTGGCGAGCGCTTGCCCGATGACCTGTCGTGGCTGTACGACGTACTCGACGCCGGCCGAGTGCAGATACTGTCGGAGTGTCGAATCCTCGAGCGTTGCGGTTATCGGGACCGTCGGAGCCACGTCGCGGACGGCGAGCGCAGCGTTCAGCGTCAACTGATCGTCGCCAGCGACGACCGCTGCCTGTGCCTTCTCGACCGAGGCTTTCCGGAGGTCAGATTCGGATTCTGGGTCTCCGTGTAACACGGTGTGTCCGAGGTCGCGGAGTTCTGCTGCGCGATCTTGGTCTGTTTCGATGATCACGTAGGGGTGTTGATGAGCGTGTGACTCGATTTCGGTGATGAACGTGTGGACGAGCGGCGTGTGTCCGGAGATTACGACGTGATTTTCGAGTGGCTCGACGGTATCGAACCGTCGTTGCTGGATGAATTGACTAAACCAGGGCACGACGAATAGTGGCAGGAGGAGAAAGAGGAGCAGGTGCCGGTGAATTGCATCAGAATCGTGAACAGGTTCATGATCGTCGTTTCCCACGGTGCGTCTTGCCCGTATCCCGTGGTCGTTAACGACTGGACGACTGTCTGGAGGGCGCCAGCGAGAGAGAGGTTGCGGTCCTCGTATACGGCCATACCGTACCAGTAAAAGGCCGTGTAGACGCTCATGATGACGGCCACGACGATGACATACACTGCGATGCGATAGCCGATGCTCAGCCGCGTTAACCGACGTGTCGTCTCCGTTGGCCAGCGATCGGGTCTCATCCCCATTTACCTATTCTCGCCATAACCGAAGACTGCTGGGTCTTCCATCAAGGTGGGTGCTACTCGGTTCCCTTCTCAGTCCTCGGGAT
The sequence above is drawn from the Halalkalicoccus sp. NIPERK01 genome and encodes:
- a CDS encoding cation:proton antiporter: MVIFLVAPLLLERHRLPGIIGIILTGAAIGPNAAGMIERGDAIVLLGEVGLIYLMFLAGVEIDLNRFFDNIDQSIVFGVLAFLIPQGVGTVFGMWAFGFSLSTALLFAAIFASHTLLAYPVARQLGIVGDDAVTATIGGTVLTNVLALLVLVIVVASAEAPLDWLFWVELGLGLTLLFTGIWYLVPWLGRRFFRSLAEESYFEFLFVMAALFGSAVFAEVVGAEPIIGALVAGLALNRLIPDRGPLMNRVQFVGNALFIPFFLLSIGLLVDVTLIVGGHESLLLAGALIGLTLVTKFVASWLTGLLYAYDLDQIGSMFGLSVGQAEALAIVLIAFEAGIPGFDTDMINGAVSMILVVSLVSPIVVEKYGRAVVTKERRGKREPADVRQRILILFTPVPEHHEELMRYHESLLDLALSIREERSTEPLHTLAVVHPGPKTEQKVATADAAIAHTEEYAAGAEVPVSFHTRVDHNIASGITRAAVENRITTILLDWDGMRLYRQPLFSRTTRQVLAWTDQLVLVSRIREPLNTVSRIVVVLPPELSHDPNFYAVGQTVERIAAGTGAPIRALVVEESEVRYEPLFEELESNTPIEREYIDDWDRLIRVLSEDVTAGDLVMCASARRNTIGWRPELQELTERVSTLTPGDFVVIYPPVGGGTDEQPHLSME
- a CDS encoding NAD(P)-binding protein, whose product is MGNDDHEPVHDSDAIHRHLLLFLLLPLFVVPWFSQFIQQRRFDTVEPLENHVVISGHTPLVHTFITEIESHAHQHPYVIIETDQDRAAELRDLGHTVLHGDPESESDLRKASVEKAQAAVVAGDDQLTLNAALAVRDVAPTVPITATLEDSTLRQYLHSAGVEYVVQPRQVIGQALATHYAMSAGIPSDRIIILGHGTVGSTVRSALETWGADPTVVDIHEDEHVDVVGDATTTKTLQEAGVENADAVIISLPKDRQALYATLLAREVNATVDIFVRVTESEAVERVERAGADYVLELSDISGQMVAAAVLDEPVSGTDGDILFTRLRDPDVERAALDIDRIIGVTRNEELYLAPDPDFELQQNDLLIYVRE